Genomic segment of Thiomonas sp. FB-Cd:
ACCGCCACATGCGCTGAGGCTCGCGCTCAAAGCCATGATCAGCAGCGCCTTGTTATATGTTCCCATCACGTCTCTCCTTGGCAAACCACTTCCGTTTCTGCTTCATGCACCAGTTCACGACCGGTCTAGCGGCTGTCGCCTCGGTGACGAAGCAGCGGTCAACGCTCAGCACCCGTCGTGGCAACCCCCGACATTGAGGGTATTTTTAAACGAAGCGACACGTTTTGACACAGATCATGGTCTCGCTGACGGGCGATCGCCATTGCATGCGTTTGGGAATGGGACCGTGATGCGCCCAGGCTCAGCGTGTTAGGCGAGCCAGCTCCGGGAGTGTGCATCATGGCCATGCGCCGCCGCGACAGTCTCGAGTGTGATTTCCGCTGTGCAGTCGTTTGCTGCGCAGACATGGTCGCCCGAGCGACCCAATCCGAAGCGCAAACGCCGCTCCGCGCCGCGGGCACGGTCTGAGTGCTCAGGCTGCAACGAAGGGAAGTGGCATCCCCGGCGTGTGCCGGAGGTGCCGGGCCACTACGGCAATCGCATCACTTCGCCAGTTCGCTGATCTTGGCCTGGCGCAACTTGCCATCCTGGATCAATGCAAGGAACGCATCGGACTCGGTGCCGCCGTTGCTGTCGATTCCGGTAAAGTCTTGGGGATTCTGCGACGCGGGCAAGGCCTTGAGGGCGGCGGACATGTCGGCCCGAATTGCGGTGGCGTCGGTGGCGCTTCCGGCCATCTTCATGGCTGCGGCCAGCGCATGCACCATGGTGTAATTAAAAGCCATTTCAGATGTCGGAACCGTTCCGCCATGGCCCTTGGCATAGGCGGCAACGTATGCCTTCATGGCGGGACGGGCATCCGAAACCAGGGGCAGCACACCGATCGATCCGTCCATCGGGGGGTAGCCGCCCAGAACCTTGGCCATCTCGTCGAACTTGGCTTGGTCCATCACGGCAAATCCACCCTTGAAACCGAGGTCACGCGCCTGCTTGACCACGAGCGCCGTTGGTTCGGACGGTCCCCCCACGAACATCACGTCAGGCTTCGCCGCCAGCACACGGCTCACTCCGCTGTAAAAGTCCGCTGATTTGTTGTACGAGATGGGGTTGTCGGCGACCACCTTGCCGCCTGCCTTTTCCCAGCCTTCGCGGAAAATCTTTGACCAAGCCTTGCCGTAGTCGGTGTCCGACGGTGCGAGCGCGACGGACTTGCCGAAAAGCTTCATCTCCGTGTGTGCATAGGCGGGCACGTAGCTTGCAAAGGATGGCGGGATGCGAATGGTCAGCTTGTTGCCTGCCTGCGTGATGCTCGGCACGCTGGAGTACGCCATCAGCAGAAAATTGGCTTGCGTGTTGAATGTCTGCAGGGCGAAGATGCCCCCGGCATGGGGACAAAAAATGACTGGCGTTTTGTCCTGTTCGACGAGGCGTCTGCCGTTGATGGCCGCCTGCGCCGGGTTGTACTGATCATCCAGTGCGATGACTTTGAACGTGTACGTTTTTCCCTTGATGGTCACGCCACCGGCGGCGTTGACCTCGTCGACTCCCATCTCGATGCCTGACAGCACGTTTTTGCCGTACTGTGCCGCTCCGCCACTCAGCGGCCCGGTGTAGCCGATATTGATCACATCCTGCCCGTGAGCGGCCGCGCCGAAGGCCGCGGCCGTGGCTACGGCCAGTGAGAGTTTTTTCAGGGTTGTGAATGCACGCATGCTTGTCTCCTTTGGATTTGGAATCAACCAATCGGCATGGAATCCGAGGGATTCCTAGGTGCCGATATACGCTTTGCGTATGCTTTCGTCGTGCAACAGCGCTGTGGCGTTGCCCTCCATGACTACCCTGCCCTGTTCGATGACGTACGCGCGGTTTGCGATACGCAACGCTGCATGGGCGTTTTGTTCGGCAAGCAGGACCGTGGTCCCGGCTTTGTTGATCGCTTGGATGACCTCGAACATCTGCTTGACCACTAGCGGCGCAAGCCCAAGCGAAGGCTCGTCGAGAAGCAGCAACTTGGGTTGGCCCATCAAAGCGCGTCCGATCGCCACCATCTGCTGTTGACCGCCACTGAGGGAACCGGCTGGTTTGTCGCGCTTTTCCGCAAGGTCGGGAAAAAGCGCGAACACCTGATCCAAGCGATCTTGCAAGGCAGCCTTCTCGCGGCGGTGCACATAGGCACCGAGTTGCAGGTTTTTCAATACGGAAAGCTGCCCGAAGAGCTTGCGACCTTCCGGACAGTGGACGAGTCCATGCGCGACGATTTGCGGTGCGCGCAGGTGGGCAAGGTCCAGTTCCCCCCACCGCACCTGCCCAGAGCGAATGCGCAGCAAACCACTAAGGGCATGGAACAAGCTGCTTTTTCCAGCGCCGTTCGCACCGAGCAGCACCACCAATTCGCCTTCGTGCACCTGCATGTCGACGCCCTGTAAGGCAAGAAAAGCGTCGTAACCTACCGTCACTCCCTCAAGCCTCAGCATCGGGCACTCCCAGGTAGGCATGAATGACATGAGGATTTTCGCGGATGGCCTCCGGCGCGCCTTCCGCGATTTTCTTGCCATGGTTGAGAACGATTACGGTATCGGCCAAACGCATGACCATGTCCATTTTGTGCTCCACCAGGCAGACCGTCAGGCCGCTCAAGGCAAGCTTGCGAATGAGGTCGGCCAATCGCGCGGTTTCCTCCGGATTGATGCCCCCCGCGGGCTCATCAAGAAGGATGAGCTTCGGCTCGGTCGCTAGTGCCAGTGCAATGGCGACGCGCTTGCGCTGCTCTTGCGTGATATCGCCGGCCAGGCGGTGCGCCACATCACGCAAACCGACGAATTCGAGAGCGCCTTGCGCTTTGGCGCGGCACAGCGCCTCCTCGCGGCGCAGCCGCGAGGAGCCCAACAGTGCATCCCACAAGCCTGCTCGAGTGCGCAGGCGGTGGCCGATGATCAGGTTGTCCAGGACGCTGGCATGGTCGAAGAGTTGGCAACTTTGAAAGGTCCGTGCAATGCCGAGCCGCGCCATATGGTCAGGACGCGATCCCGTGACGGCTTGCCCCTCGAGGCGAATGGACCCGCAGCTGGGCTTGCAGACTCCGCTGATGAGATTGAAAAAGGTTGTTTTGCCGGCGCCGTTCGGCCCGATGATGGCTGTGATGCTGCCTCGGGCGATACGCGTGCTGACGCCGTCGACAGCAGCCAGCCCCCCGAAACGCACACCCAAGTCATGGATTTCAAGCATGGCCGTGTCTTTGTGCCGCGGCGGCTCTGTGTTCGTGCGCGGGTGCCGCATCAGGTTGTGCGACGGCCAAGGCCTGCGAGTCACGCCGGGCGCGCCAGTTGCGAAGGGTGCCGACCATGCCGGCAGGCAGGAAAATGAGGAGCACGACCAGCAGCGGGCCGAATACGATCATGCGGTAGTCCTGCATGAACTGCAAGTATTGCGTGATCCAGGGCAGGACCAATGAGCCGACTATCGGTCCGGCAACCGTACCCAGCCCACCGATGAGCATGGCCGTGACCATGTCGAAGGTGTGAGCGATGTTGGCCACATCCGGGCCCAGGAAACGAATGGTCCCCGCATACAGTCCACCGGCCAACCCGGCGTAAAACACGGAAAGTACGAAGGCCAGCAGTTTGGTGCGCATGAGAGGAATGCCCAGAGCTTCGGCTAACGGCTCGCTGTTTCGCACGGCCATGAAGCTGCGCCCAACCAGGGAGCGCACGATGCGCTGCATCATCCACGTCATCATGACAAGTGCACCGAGTGCCAGGTAGTACTGGGCGCGTGGCGTGGAGAATTGCACGGGGCCAAAGCCTGGAGGTGCCGGAATGCCGATGATGCCGCTCACACCGTGGGTAAGACCATCCCACTTTTCGATGACCAGATTAATGATCGTGCCCACGCAGAGCGTGAATATCGCGAAGTAATACCCGCGCAGGCGCAGCGACAGCCAGCCAATGGGCATGCCCAATACGGCTGGAACCACTCCCGACAACATGAAGGCCCACCAGAACGGAACTCCATGGTCAACCGTGAGGATGCCCACCGTGTAGGCTCCAATGGCCATGAAGCCGGCGTGTGCCAAGTTGAGCTGCCCCGTATAACCCGTGATGAGATTCAGACCCAGCGTCGCGATGGCATAGATGAAAGCCAGCGCAAGCACGGACAAGACGTAGTCGTTGCCGCCGGCAAGCCACGGCAACGCGATCCCGAGCGCCAGCGGCGCGATCCATATGGCCGAGCGCCGGAACGCTCCCATGTCAGCGAGCACCCTGTGTCAACAAGCCTTGCGGCCGCACCGAGAGAACGACCACGAGCAGCACGAAGGCGATGATGTCCTTGTAGTCGGTGGAGACGTAAAAGCCGCCGAAGCTCTCGGCCATGCCAATGATCAGCCCCCCGAGGATGGCTCCCGGAAAGCTTCCCATGCCGCCGAGAATGATGATCACGAATGCCTTGACGATCACCAGACCGCCCATCGTCGGGTACAAGAGGTTAATGGGCGCGTACAGCACCGCGGCCACGGCAGCGAGCGCACCGGAGATGGCAAACACGAGGTACGTCACCCATCGTGCATCGATGCCGACGAGCGCGGCACCCTGCGGGTCCTGCGCCAAGGCGAGAATGGTGGATCCCGTGATCGTGCGGGTCAGAAACAGGTGCAAGACGATCACCAAGACGAAAGCGGCCGCGATGATGAGAACCCGTTGCAGGGGAAACGGCATGCCTGCGATCTGCAGAACCTGGCCGTACGGGGTGGGCAGGCGATGGAACCCCGCGCCCCAAATGAGTTGGGCAGCAGATTCGAGAAACAGCATGACACCGATGGCACCGATCATGTCGTAAAGCTCAGGCGCCTTGCGCAGCGGCGCAAACACCAGTGCTTGCATCAGCATGCCCAGCAGCGCCACGGTCGTTCCCGCGCCCAGCATGGCCCACCAATAGCCAAGCCCCAGCTTGCTGATCAGCGTATAGGCCACATAACCGCCGACCATGTACAGCGCCCCATGTGCAAAGTTCGGTATATGCAGCACGCCGTAGACCATCGTCAGGCCGAGCGCCACCAGTCCATAAATGGCACCGAGGGTTAGGCCGTTGAACAGCAATTGGACGATCTGGTCCATGGACTCGAAGGGCGTGGCCGCATCCAGATGTAAACAGATGCTGATTGAAACCGCGGGGCCATGCACTGTCAATAGGTGGAATCCTATTCCGCACAGCGGTACAAAAGCAGCCGGGCTTGGCGCGTCGCAACGACGGAGCGAGGCGCACCTTGCGCCCCGATCACTTCACCGATGCCATGCGCTCAAGGCGCCGCTTGCTGGCGTTGGGCCTCGCGCTCTTGCAAAGCACGCCATTGCACTTTGCCCGTGCCCGACTTGGGAAGGCTGTCGACAAATTCGACGATGCGTGGGCTCTTGTACGCCGCCATGTGTTCGTGCGCCCAATCCACAATGGATTGCTCGCTGACTTCGCCTCGAGCCTGCGGCTTGAGGACAACGTAGGCCTTGACCGTCTCCCCGCGCTTGGCATCGACGGCACCCACCACGCAGGCTTCGGCAATGTCCGGATGCTGGTACATCATGGACTCGACCTCTGCGGGCCAGACCTTGTAGCCGGAGGCGTTGATCATGCGCTTGAGACGGTCGACCATGAAAAAATAGCCTTCCTCGTCGACACGACCAAGGTCACCCGTGCGTAAGAAGCGCTTGCCATCCTGGGTGACGAACGCCTCCTCGGTCGCCGTGGGCTGACCCCAGTAACCCTGCATCACCTGGGGACCGTGCACGACAATTTCGCCGACCTCGCCAGCAGGCAAGACGCGCAAGGTTTGCGGGTCAATGACGCGGGCATCCACATCGAAGATCGGGATGCCAAGGCACTGGCGTTTGGGCCGGTCCAGCGGGTTGATGTGGGAGGGAGCCATGGTTTCGGTCATGCCATAGCCCTCCATATAGGTGATTCCGCACAGATCATGGAGCTTCTGCGCCACCGCTTCGGGCATCGCCGCACCACCGCCACCCATGTTCCATACGCTCGAGAGGTCATAGTCGGCGATACGCGGGTTCATCAGGAAGTCCACAACCATGGTGGAGATGGCCTGCCAGGACCCCACTTTGTAGCGCTGTACGCATGCAGCTGCAGCATCGCGGTCCCAGCGGGGTAGCAGGACGACAGTATTGCCGTTGTACAGGGGCCCGTTCATGCTCATTTGCATGCCGGTGACATGGAAGAACGGCAGGACGGCGAGCACCACGGTGTCCTGCGGCATCCGCACCCATTCGATACCACCGACTGCGGTGCTCATGACGCTGTGGTGGGTGTGCATGCAGCCCTTGGGCCTACCGGTGGTGCCGGAGGTGTATGGCATGACGCACAGATCGCTTGGGCCGGTGCTCAAGTGTCCGGGCGCGTGTTGTTCCGCGAGCATGTCCACCCACAGCGTGACATTGGGCTCCGTAAGGTTCTCCCGCGCAGCCGCAACGAACGACGGCACTGCGATGTGGGGGCACTCGGCGACGTAGTCGCTGTACGCAGCCACGATGATGTGCTTCAGGCCTTCGCCCAGAAGTGGGCGCATCTGGGCGAACAGCTCCTGCCCGACAAAGGCCGCCTTGGCCCCGCTGTCGTTCACGTAGTGAGCAAGTTCGAGCGTGAGGTTCATCGGGTTGACCGGAACCACAACGCCGCCCGCACGCAAGATGCCATAGTAGGCAAGCACGAACTGCGGGCTGTTTTGCATGTCAAGCAGGACACGGTCGCCCGCTTGAATTCCGCAGCGTCTTTGCAGGAAGCCAGCAATCGCTTCAGCCTCGCGCTTGAAGGCGCCAAAGCTCAATGTGCCATCGTAGAAAATCAGGAATGGCTTGTCCGGGAACCGCGCTGCCGCCACCTCCACATTGAAGAACAGGTTGGTTTGCGGAATGTGCAAATGTTGCGGCAGGACTTTGGGCCAAACATCCAGATGGCGTGAATTCATGCTCTGTCTCCTTTGTCTTTTCTGTCGACCCAGTCTGCTCTGGTGCGTTGCAGGAACGGTCCCATCTGGGCATTGACCTGCGCCGCATGCGTCGGATTGCTGGCATGTCCGGCTCCCGCGATGACCGCCATGCGGCCGTGACAAAACACCAGCGCTGGACCAGGCCCGCCCGAGTCCCGGAAATTGACACGTTGGCCGTTGACCGGGGCGCGGGGCATCGTGGTCGGACCTGTACGCGAAACGACGATGAATCGCGCTTGACGCTCAACGCTTGGGGCGATACCGCTCCAGCTCGAGTCTTGCGATTTGGTCGCGGTGCACTTCATCGGGGCCGTCGGCAAAGCGCAACGTCCGGGCCTGGGCGTACGCATAAGCCAAGCCGAAATCGTCGCTGACGCCGCCCCCACCATGCGCTTGCAGTGCCCAGTCGATGACTTGGCAGGCCATTGTGGGCGCGGCAACTTTGATCATCGCAATTTCTCTGCGGGCAGCCTTGTTCCCGGCACGATCCATCATATCGGCAGCCTTGAACACCAGCAGTCGGGCTTGGTCGATCAGCAGGCGCGCGTTGGCGATGCGCTCACGTGTCACACCATGGTCGGCAATCGGTCGGCCGAACGCTGTGCGCGCCAGAGCGCGCTTGCACATGGCTTCGAGGGCGCGCTCAGCCAGACCGATCAGGCGCATGCAGTGGTGGATGCGGCCGGGGCCGAGACGTCCCTGGGCGATCTCGAAGCCTCGCCCTTCGCCCAGAAGCATATTGGTGAGCGGCACGCGCACATCGTTGAATGCAATCTCGGCATGGCCATGCGGCGCGTCGTCGTATCCGAAGACCGGAAGATGGCGCAGCACCTGCACGCCGGGTGTGTCCATGGGCACCAGGATCATGGATTGCTGGCGGTACCGGTCCGGATTTTCGGCATCGGTCTTTCCCATGAAAATCAGCACCTTGCAGCGCGGATCGTTGGCTCCGGAGGTCCACCACTTGCGGCCATTGACCACATAGTGCTCGCCGTCACGGCGGATGCTGGCCTGGATGTTGGTGGCGTCGCTGGACGCCACGCCGGGCTCCGTCATTGCAAATCCCGAGCGGATTTCACCTCGGAGCAGAGGGTCGAGCCACTGCGCCTTCTGCTCGGGTGTGCCGTAGCGCTCAAGGACTTCCATATTGCCGGTGTCGGGTGCCGAGCAATTGAATGTCTCCGGTGCAATATGGGAGCGGCCCATGATTTCGCACAGGGGCGCGTATTCAAGATTGGTGAGTCCGGCGCCGCGCTCGGACTCGGGAAGAAACAGGTTCCACAGCCCGGCCTCGCGCGCGCGAGCCTTGAGTTCCTCAATGACCGTGGTCGGCAGCCAGGCATTGCCGGCCTTGCGGTTGGCCTCGACCTCCGCGAAAAATCGTGCCTCGTTGGGATAGACGTGTGCGTCCATAAATGCGGTGACGCGCTCTTGCAGGGCACGCACCTTGTCGCTGTGTGTGAAGTCCATGATGGTTCCTCGAGGGTGAAAAATCCGTTTTCAGGTTGCGTGGGTTGCCTGCACCTGCGCCCAAGCAGCTTCGGCCAGGGGTCTTGCGCGCCGGCCAGCTTCCAGCGCCTGGCTGCTTGACGCGTTCCCCTGCAGAGCGCGCGCCAGTACGCCTTGCAGGATGGCGGCGAGGCGGAACATGTTGAAGGCGGCGTAGTACTCCCAATCAGCCTGCGAAATCGGCGGGCGTTGCGTGCGTGCGCAGTAGCGGGCCACGTACTCGCTTTCGCTCGGAATGCCCAAGGCCGCCAGATCACCGCCGATCAAGCCACGAAACTGGCCGGGTGATAAACGCCAAGCCATGCAGTGGTAGGCAAAATCGGCCAGCGGATGACCCAGGGTGGAGAGTTCCCAGTCAAGCACGGCCAGGATGCGCGGCTCGGTGGGGTGGAAGATCACGTTGTCCAGACGATAGTCGCCGTGCACGATGGCCGTTTCGTCACCGGGCGGGATGTGCGCGGGCAACCATGCGATCAACCGATCCATGGCGTCGATGGGCTCGGTTTCACTGGCGCGGTATTGTTGGGACCAGCGTGCAACCTGTCGGGCGATGTATTGGCCTGGCTTGCCGTAGTCGGCCAGGCCAAGCGCGGCGTAGTCCACACTGTGCAAGGCAGCAATCACCCGGTTCATTTCGTCAAAAATGGCAGCGCGCTCTGCGGGTTGCATCCCTGGCAGCAAGGGGTCCCAGAAAATGCGCCCATCGACGAAGTCCATGACGTAAAACGCCGTGCCAATCACGGACTCGTCAAGGCAAAGCACATGCATGCCGGGCACGGGTACGCCGCTGTCGGCCAGGGCCCGCATGATGCGGTATTCGCGGTCGACGGCATGGGCAGAAGGCAGAAGCTTGCCCGGCGGCTTGCGTCGCAGCACGTACCGTCTGCCGTTCGCCGCCGTAAGCATATAGGTGGGATTGGACTGACCACCCTTGAACTGTTCGACGCGCAGCGGTCCCTGTGCATCGGGAAGATGTGCACGCAGGTAGTCGCTCAGCGCTGCAGCGTCGAAAGCCAGAGCAGGTGCCACTTCGCGCGTGTCAGCTTGCATGGCGCATCCCTTGTTCAGATCAGTTTCACCAACTGTTTGCCGAAGTTTTGACCCTTGAGCATACCGATGAACGCCGCTGGTGCCTGCTCCAGTCCCTGCGCGACGGACTCGCGCCAGTGAAGCTTGCCGCTGGCCACCAAGCCGGCGAGTTCACGCAACGCGGCAGGCCACTGCTCCATGTGTTCGGAGACGATGAATCCCTGCATCTTCAGGCGGCTGACCAAAACGGCGCGGATGTTCTTCACGCAGTAGGGATCGGTGGTGTTGTAGTCGGCAATCAGACCGCACAGCGCGATGCGGGCGAAGGCATTCGTGCGGGCCAGGAGCGCATCAAAGATCTCTCCGCCCACGTTTTCGAACAGGCAATCCAACCCGCCGGGCAATGCCGCTTTCAGATCGTCTTTGAGGTTGCCTGCCTTGTAGTCCACACAGGCGTCAAAGCCGAGTTCCTCGACCACATAGCGGCACTTCTCTGCGCCTCCGGCGACGCCCACAGCGCGGCAGCCTTTGGCTTTGGCCAGTTGACCGACGACACTTCCCACGGCGCCGGAAGCGGCTGTGACCACCACTGTTTCACCGGCCTTGGGCTCGCAAATCGCATTCAGACCGTACCAGGCTGTCACGCCGGGCATGCCCACTGGGCCAAGATAGGCGGATAGTGGCACATGGGTCGTGTCGACCTTTTGCAGGGCGCGTGCGGGGCTGGCGCCGTACAGCTGCCAGCCCAACATGCCGACAACCTTGTCCCCTGGCTGGAATTGGGGATCGCGCGAGGCCACAACCTCACCTGCGGTGCCCCCCACCATCACACCACCCAGGGCGACAGGTTCGGCATAAGACTTGGCGTCCGACATGCGCCCGCGCATATAGGGATCGAGCGAGAGCCAATGATTGCGGACCAGAACCTCGCCCTCACCAGGCTCGGGGACCGGGCCGCTCTCGAGCCGAAAGTGGCTCTCGTCAACCCAGCCCGTGGGCCTGCCAGCAAGGACGATTTGCAGATTGTGATCAGCCATGTGTGTTCTCCATGAAAGTGGCCATGCCATGCGCGTGCAGACGAGCCAGAAGTTGCCGCGCATCATGGCGACCGAGCTCGTAAGCAGCGCGGATGCCGTGCGGGTTGGTGTAGTCCCAGCCTCGGACCGGCACCCGGTGCGATGGCTGAACATAGATACGCTGCGGTGATTGCGGCAAAGGCCGCGCGTACCGGCGGGTGAGCAGTACCAGGGTAATCCCCTGTCGGGGCCCAACGGGAAGCGCGTCAACCGGCACGTTGTCGACCATGCCTCCATCAAGCACCGGTCGTCCATGCAGGCGCAGCGCCGGCGTGAACGGGGGCGTGCAGCTCGAAGCAAGGAGCAGGTCTGCCAAGTCCTCAGGGGTCGGGCAGTCCTGCGCCACCAGAACTTCAGGTACAAAGCCCAGGAGCCGGCCTGCGCGCGGATGCAGCAGCTTGCGAACCTTCTTGTCGAACTGGTAGGCGAAAATTCCGGTCAGCACGCCGCTGCGAGGACCGAGCCAGCGTGGCAGGCGGGAGACCTGCACGTAGATGCGCGGCTGGCTGCGTAATGCATCAAGCGTCTGAGCGTCAAAGATGGAAAGCAATGCTTCGCGATACATTTGGGCATGCGGGAACGCACGCTGGCCCCGCAACAGGCGACCGAGGTAAAAATTGCGCGGGTTACGCGCCGTCATGCGGCCATAATGGTCGAGCGTCTGCGCGGTCTTGCCGGCCAGCAGCATGCAGGCCGTGGCTGCACCCGCTGACACCCCGGCAACCTGCGTGGGCATCAGCCCCTCCGGTTGAAGTACATCCCACATGCCGGCTTGCCACCAGCAACGGTTCCCACCTCCTGCCAGCACAACACTGGTGATCGATGACAGCAGCTCGCGCACGGACGGCACGCTGCCCGGCGCGTTTCGCGGTACGTCGCGAGGCGGCTCGGCGCGCCCTTGCGTGTGCAAAGCGTCGCGTGCATTCAGGAGGGTGTCGCCTTGCATCACCCGGGCTCGTTGACTGGGGCCTCAGACAATGCTTGCACCACCATCCACGGCCAGGCACTGGCCGGTGACGTGGCGCGATGCATCGCTAGCAAAAAAGGCGACCGCGCCCATCAAGTCGTCTTCACCGCCGATGCGAGCCAGCGGGGTTTTCTGGATGACATGGTCGCGCATCGTTTCCAGCAGCCCGGCTGTCATCTTGGATGGGAAAAAACCGGGGAGGATGGCATTGACGCGGATCCCATGCTGTCCCCACTCGGCCGCAAGTGCGCGCGTGAAGTTGATCACCGCTCCCTTGGACGTGTTGTAGGCGATGGTGCGCATCGGCAGCGGGTTGCCCCTCAATCCCGCAATCGATGCGATGTTCACGATGCTGCCCCGGCTTTGGGGAATCATGCTCCGCTTGGCAACCTCGCGCGTCAAGAAGAACACCGCGTCGACGTTCAGATGCATGACCTTGTCCCAAGCTTCGTCGGGATAATCCTCCGCCGCGGCGCCCCAGGTGGCACCCGCATTGTTGACCAGGATGTCGATGGCGCCCACTGTGTCTTGCACTTTCTGCACAAGTGGTGCGATGGCCGCGCGCTGCAGCAAGTCGGCAGGGAAAACATCCGCGTCGAGCCCCAGCGCGCGAAGATGCTCACGGGCCTGGTGCAGTTCATCGGGTTTGCGCGCGACCAAGGCCAGCTTGGCGCCCATTTCACCCAACGCCCGGGCCATCTGCAGTCCGAGGCCGCGCGACCCTCCGGTCACAAGCGCGCAGCGCCCGGTGAGGTCAAAGAGTCGTTGCGCGGTCGCGGTCATGGGTGCTCCTTGTCAGAACCACGCGTCCTGCATCTCGCGGCAGGTCGGGTCGCGTCGGGCTGCGACCTGCAGCCACGCCTGGATTTTCGGCAGCTCGTAGGCATAGAAGTAGCGACATGCCTGGAGCTTCCCGTCGCGCAGATCCGACTTGCCCGTATTGTCGGCCAGGTGCGCAAGTGCCGATTGGGCCACATCGAGCCAGATCCACGCCAGCACCACGTGGCCGAATGCTTGCAGGTACGGCGTGGCATTGGCCAGCGTGGCCGCCGGATCCCCGCCCTCCCAGGCTCGATGGGTGGCCTCCACAAGCTGTTGCAGCGCTGCATTGAGCGCGCCGGCATGCATGTGCAGGCACGGCACCGGTTCGGCACGTGCAATCGTGGCGTGCATGCGTGCAGCCAGGAGCGCAAGCCCTGCGCCGTCCTCCATCACCACCTTGCGACCGAGCAGGTCCAGTGCCTGAATACCATGGGTCCCCTCGTGGATCATATTCAGGCGATTGTCGCGCCAGTACTGCTCCACGGGAAAGTCGCGTGTGTACCCGTAGCCGCCGTGCACCTGGATCGCCAGGCTATTGGCCTCCAGACACCATTCGGAGGGCCAGCTCTTGGCAATGGGGGTGAGCACTTCCAGGAGCAGTCCAGCGTCGCGCGCCGCTGCCGCTTCGCCCGTGCGGTGCTCGTCGACGAGCCGGGCGCAGTACAGTTCCAGGGCCAGGGCGCCCTCGGCATAGGCCTTCTGCGCCAACAGCATGCGCTTGACATCGGCATGGGCGATGATCGCCACGGGCGGCTGCCCCGGATCCTTGCCGGCGGGCCCCAACGGGCGCCCCTGAGGGCGCTGACGCGCATAGGCGAGCGCCGCTTCGTAGCCCGCCATGCCCAACATGC
This window contains:
- a CDS encoding acyl-CoA dehydrogenase family protein; amino-acid sequence: MDFTHSDKVRALQERVTAFMDAHVYPNEARFFAEVEANRKAGNAWLPTTVIEELKARAREAGLWNLFLPESERGAGLTNLEYAPLCEIMGRSHIAPETFNCSAPDTGNMEVLERYGTPEQKAQWLDPLLRGEIRSGFAMTEPGVASSDATNIQASIRRDGEHYVVNGRKWWTSGANDPRCKVLIFMGKTDAENPDRYRQQSMILVPMDTPGVQVLRHLPVFGYDDAPHGHAEIAFNDVRVPLTNMLLGEGRGFEIAQGRLGPGRIHHCMRLIGLAERALEAMCKRALARTAFGRPIADHGVTRERIANARLLIDQARLLVFKAADMMDRAGNKAARREIAMIKVAAPTMACQVIDWALQAHGGGGVSDDFGLAYAYAQARTLRFADGPDEVHRDQIARLELERYRPKR
- a CDS encoding phosphotransferase, whose protein sequence is MQADTREVAPALAFDAAALSDYLRAHLPDAQGPLRVEQFKGGQSNPTYMLTAANGRRYVLRRKPPGKLLPSAHAVDREYRIMRALADSGVPVPGMHVLCLDESVIGTAFYVMDFVDGRIFWDPLLPGMQPAERAAIFDEMNRVIAALHSVDYAALGLADYGKPGQYIARQVARWSQQYRASETEPIDAMDRLIAWLPAHIPPGDETAIVHGDYRLDNVIFHPTEPRILAVLDWELSTLGHPLADFAYHCMAWRLSPGQFRGLIGGDLAALGIPSESEYVARYCARTQRPPISQADWEYYAAFNMFRLAAILQGVLARALQGNASSSQALEAGRRARPLAEAAWAQVQATHAT
- a CDS encoding NADP-dependent oxidoreductase, producing the protein MADHNLQIVLAGRPTGWVDESHFRLESGPVPEPGEGEVLVRNHWLSLDPYMRGRMSDAKSYAEPVALGGVMVGGTAGEVVASRDPQFQPGDKVVGMLGWQLYGASPARALQKVDTTHVPLSAYLGPVGMPGVTAWYGLNAICEPKAGETVVVTAASGAVGSVVGQLAKAKGCRAVGVAGGAEKCRYVVEELGFDACVDYKAGNLKDDLKAALPGGLDCLFENVGGEIFDALLARTNAFARIALCGLIADYNTTDPYCVKNIRAVLVSRLKMQGFIVSEHMEQWPAALRELAGLVASGKLHWRESVAQGLEQAPAAFIGMLKGQNFGKQLVKLI
- a CDS encoding patatin-like phospholipase family protein — its product is MQGDTLLNARDALHTQGRAEPPRDVPRNAPGSVPSVRELLSSITSVVLAGGGNRCWWQAGMWDVLQPEGLMPTQVAGVSAGAATACMLLAGKTAQTLDHYGRMTARNPRNFYLGRLLRGQRAFPHAQMYREALLSIFDAQTLDALRSQPRIYVQVSRLPRWLGPRSGVLTGIFAYQFDKKVRKLLHPRAGRLLGFVPEVLVAQDCPTPEDLADLLLASSCTPPFTPALRLHGRPVLDGGMVDNVPVDALPVGPRQGITLVLLTRRYARPLPQSPQRIYVQPSHRVPVRGWDYTNPHGIRAAYELGRHDARQLLARLHAHGMATFMENTHG
- a CDS encoding SDR family oxidoreductase: MTATAQRLFDLTGRCALVTGGSRGLGLQMARALGEMGAKLALVARKPDELHQAREHLRALGLDADVFPADLLQRAAIAPLVQKVQDTVGAIDILVNNAGATWGAAAEDYPDEAWDKVMHLNVDAVFFLTREVAKRSMIPQSRGSIVNIASIAGLRGNPLPMRTIAYNTSKGAVINFTRALAAEWGQHGIRVNAILPGFFPSKMTAGLLETMRDHVIQKTPLARIGGEDDLMGAVAFFASDASRHVTGQCLAVDGGASIV